The uncultured Cohaesibacter sp. genome window below encodes:
- the tkt gene encoding transketolase, which produces MSDYSSETALEHAKRDATNFALANCIRALSIDAVEAANSGHPGAPMGMADAATVLFKNHLKFDASAPDWPDRDRVVLSNGHASAMLYSLLHLTGYADMTIDQLRNFRQMGSITAGHPEYGHAKGIETTTGPLGQGIATAVGMALAEQIMAKDFGTDLVDHHTYVFMGDGCLEEGIGQEAISLAGHLGLGKLIVLYDDNAITIDGPTSVSFSDNIPQRLSACGWHVQSCDGHDAAALDAALTAAKSVTDKPSLIAMKTVIGLGAPTKAGKESSHGAPLGKEEAAGAKAALGWTAAPFEIPSDLLAQWRAIGSKGKAVRDVWENRLAKSDEALQAEFLRRIAHTLPAEFKGAVAEARKALFAKPQKVATRKASQMALEALAPALPEMIGGSADLTGSNLTRVAAVDSQYTKGQPGRYIGYGVREFAMAAAMNGMMTHGGIIPYGGTFMVFSDYARNGIRLSALMGIGTIYVMTHDSIGLGEDGPTHQPVEHLASLRAIPNLLTFRPADALETLECWELAIRSRNRPSLLALSRQAVPQLRLEETGENLSARGAYVLRTFGEGDRALTLLSTGTEVSLAMEAAEKLATEKGISVAVVSMPSWELFKEQDRDYRMSVLGDCPRIAVEAASKFGWATFVGDEDNVIGMDGFGASAPAEELYEKFGITSDAIIARACHLLKL; this is translated from the coding sequence ATGTCAGACTATTCTTCAGAAACCGCCCTCGAGCACGCCAAGCGTGATGCCACCAACTTTGCCCTTGCCAATTGCATCCGCGCCTTGAGCATCGATGCCGTGGAAGCTGCCAATTCCGGCCATCCCGGCGCCCCGATGGGCATGGCAGACGCTGCTACGGTTCTTTTCAAAAACCACCTGAAATTTGATGCTTCAGCACCCGACTGGCCCGACAGGGACCGTGTTGTCCTATCCAACGGCCATGCCTCTGCAATGCTTTACAGCCTGCTGCATCTGACCGGTTACGCCGACATGACGATCGACCAGCTGCGCAACTTCCGCCAGATGGGCTCCATTACGGCCGGTCACCCGGAATATGGTCATGCCAAGGGCATTGAGACAACCACCGGCCCGCTCGGCCAGGGCATCGCCACTGCCGTCGGCATGGCCCTTGCCGAACAGATCATGGCAAAGGATTTTGGCACCGACCTCGTCGACCATCACACCTATGTCTTCATGGGTGACGGTTGCCTTGAGGAAGGTATCGGTCAGGAAGCAATCTCGCTTGCCGGTCACCTTGGCCTTGGCAAGCTGATCGTGCTTTATGACGACAACGCCATCACCATCGATGGCCCAACTTCAGTTTCCTTCTCGGACAACATCCCGCAGCGTCTTTCAGCCTGTGGCTGGCATGTCCAGTCCTGCGACGGCCACGACGCCGCTGCGCTGGATGCTGCACTAACCGCGGCCAAGTCCGTTACGGACAAACCGTCACTGATCGCCATGAAGACCGTGATCGGTCTTGGCGCTCCGACCAAGGCGGGCAAGGAATCCTCCCACGGCGCGCCGCTTGGCAAGGAAGAAGCCGCAGGAGCAAAGGCCGCTCTTGGCTGGACCGCCGCACCGTTTGAAATTCCGTCCGACCTGCTGGCACAGTGGCGCGCTATTGGCAGCAAGGGCAAGGCTGTCCGGGACGTCTGGGAAAACCGTCTGGCAAAATCGGACGAGGCCCTGCAGGCCGAGTTCCTGCGTCGCATCGCCCATACCCTGCCGGCAGAATTCAAGGGGGCCGTCGCCGAAGCCCGCAAGGCGCTGTTTGCCAAGCCGCAAAAAGTGGCCACCCGCAAGGCCAGCCAGATGGCACTTGAGGCTCTCGCCCCTGCCCTGCCTGAAATGATCGGCGGTTCGGCCGACCTCACCGGGTCCAACCTGACCCGTGTGGCTGCCGTTGACAGCCAGTACACGAAAGGTCAGCCGGGACGCTATATCGGATATGGCGTGCGCGAATTTGCAATGGCGGCCGCGATGAACGGCATGATGACCCATGGTGGCATCATTCCTTATGGCGGCACCTTCATGGTCTTTTCCGACTACGCCCGCAACGGCATCCGCCTGTCGGCCCTGATGGGGATTGGCACCATCTATGTGATGACCCATGATTCCATCGGCCTTGGCGAAGACGGACCAACCCACCAGCCGGTAGAACACCTGGCCTCCCTGCGTGCCATTCCCAACCTTCTCACCTTCCGCCCGGCGGACGCGCTGGAAACGCTGGAATGCTGGGAACTGGCAATCCGCTCGCGCAACCGGCCATCGCTGTTGGCGCTGTCAAGACAGGCTGTGCCACAGTTGCGGCTGGAAGAAACCGGCGAGAATCTGTCAGCCCGCGGTGCCTATGTTCTGCGCACCTTTGGTGAGGGCGATCGTGCCCTGACGCTGCTGTCCACCGGTACCGAGGTCAGCCTTGCCATGGAAGCTGCGGAAAAGCTGGCCACAGAAAAGGGCATTTCCGTCGCCGTTGTATCAATGCCAAGCTGGGAGCTTTTCAAAGAGCAGGATCGGGACTATCGTATGTCCGTTCTTGGTGACTGCCCACGGATCGCCGTGGAAGCCGCCTCTAAGTTCGGCTGGGCTACCTTTGTTGGTGATGAAGACAATGTCATCGGCATGGATGGGTTTGGCGCATCTGCTCCGGCTGAAGAACTCTATGAGAAATTCGGCATCACGAGCGACGCAATCATTGCACGCGCCTGTCATCTTCTCAAACTCTAG
- a CDS encoding DeoR/GlpR family DNA-binding transcription regulator: MKREDRQKAIMDLLVTHGEVEVDNLAEQFAVSKMTIHRDLDDLETEGVIRKIRGGATIESGTRFESDFRFRERQSQDAKVAMAEAALKLIDPGMSVIINDGSMAAFLGKFLIKKRPLTVITNNAAIMDALRNESGITLISLGGCYSSKFNAYFGSVTEVGLANLRADISFISTPAISGLEVFHMDDMVVKTKRAMMPCGTRRCLLVNHNRFDHTALHKLATLDEFDYIITDKAPSKSALAIIENAGLTLTIAQQDSEGAS, encoded by the coding sequence ATGAAGCGCGAGGACCGCCAAAAGGCGATCATGGACCTTCTGGTAACCCATGGAGAGGTCGAGGTCGATAATCTGGCAGAGCAGTTTGCCGTATCGAAGATGACCATTCATCGGGACCTTGATGATCTGGAAACAGAAGGCGTGATCCGCAAGATTCGCGGCGGGGCGACAATCGAGTCGGGCACCCGCTTCGAGAGTGATTTCCGTTTTCGTGAACGTCAGAGCCAGGACGCCAAGGTGGCGATGGCCGAAGCGGCCCTGAAGCTGATCGATCCGGGCATGAGCGTCATCATCAACGACGGCTCCATGGCAGCGTTTCTGGGAAAATTCCTGATCAAGAAGCGCCCGCTCACGGTGATCACCAACAATGCTGCGATCATGGATGCGTTGCGCAATGAGTCCGGCATCACTCTGATCTCGCTCGGCGGGTGCTATTCCAGCAAGTTCAATGCCTATTTCGGCAGCGTTACCGAAGTGGGACTGGCCAATCTGCGCGCCGACATCTCCTTCATCTCGACCCCGGCCATTTCGGGGCTTGAGGTTTTCCATATGGATGACATGGTGGTCAAGACCAAGCGCGCGATGATGCCATGTGGCACCCGACGCTGCCTGCTGGTCAACCATAACCGGTTTGATCACACTGCCTTGCACAAGCTCGCGACACTTGATGAGTTCGATTATATCATCACCGACAAGGCGCCCTCCAAAAGCGCGCTTGCAATCATCGAAAATGCGGGCCTGACCCTGACCATCGCCCAGCAGGATAGCGAGGGGGCGTCATGA
- a CDS encoding RpiB/LacA/LacB family sugar-phosphate isomerase yields the protein MKIAVAGDSAGEGLAHILAEYLAGKGNMEVHEVSRVEGKADDFYANMAERVATGVVKGDYDRAILCCGTGIGVAMSANKVHGIRAAQCHDTYSAERAALSNNAQIITMGARVIGTELAKAIADTFFANTENFDENGRSAGNVKAIDDLDARNS from the coding sequence ATGAAAATTGCAGTAGCTGGTGACAGTGCAGGCGAAGGCCTGGCTCACATTTTGGCTGAATACCTTGCCGGCAAGGGAAACATGGAGGTCCATGAAGTTTCCCGGGTGGAAGGCAAGGCCGATGACTTCTATGCCAACATGGCCGAACGCGTCGCCACGGGCGTCGTAAAGGGTGACTATGATCGCGCGATCCTGTGCTGCGGCACCGGCATCGGCGTTGCCATGTCCGCCAACAAGGTTCACGGCATCCGGGCAGCTCAGTGCCACGACACCTATTCTGCCGAACGCGCAGCGCTTTCCAACAACGCGCAGATCATCACCATGGGTGCGCGCGTCATTGGCACCGAACTAGCAAAGGCAATCGCCGACACCTTTTTTGCCAACACCGAGAATTTTGACGAAAACGGCCGCTCTGCAGGTAACGTCAAGGCAATCGACGACCTCGACGCCCGCAACAGCTAG
- a CDS encoding DUF1636 domain-containing protein produces the protein MKNKAILQICSTCNSAAVKKNPERLATERPEGEQLLKAVEALVVADEALCGKLSVQPARCMSGCTRSCVAALMDASKYQFVIGELDSSAERVDDLVAFARSYVEAEDGLPEWRLRPQHIRKNTLARLHPVPSIPSTES, from the coding sequence TTGAAAAACAAGGCGATCTTGCAGATCTGCAGCACCTGCAACAGTGCTGCTGTCAAGAAAAATCCCGAAAGACTGGCAACCGAAAGACCCGAAGGCGAGCAGCTTCTGAAGGCCGTCGAAGCCCTTGTGGTCGCTGACGAAGCCCTTTGCGGCAAACTGTCCGTTCAGCCCGCCCGCTGCATGAGCGGCTGTACGCGCAGCTGCGTGGCCGCCCTGATGGATGCCAGCAAGTATCAGTTCGTCATCGGCGAACTCGACAGCAGCGCCGAGCGGGTGGACGATCTTGTCGCCTTTGCCAGAAGCTATGTCGAGGCCGAGGACGGTCTGCCTGAATGGCGCCTGCGGCCGCAGCATATCCGCAAGAACACCTTGGCGCGTCTGCATCCGGTTCCCTCCATCCCTTCAACTGAAAGCTAG